The following are encoded in a window of Cetobacterium somerae ATCC BAA-474 genomic DNA:
- the dapB gene encoding 4-hydroxy-tetrahydrodipicolinate reductase, whose amino-acid sequence MRIAMHGTGTMGKTIRDIGDDKIVAFVDRIEEININEKIDVVVDFSHFSKLNDLLDRCVERNYPLVIATTGYSGETLEKIVEASKKIPILLSSNTSLGINAINSVLEKLVPKLEENFDIEIIEKHHNKKIDSPSGTAITLLETIQKSLHEKYNVVYGREGMTKREKKEIGIHAIRGGTIVGEHTVIFAGEDEIIEISHKALSKKIFAVGALKCADFIIGKQPRLYTMKDIFN is encoded by the coding sequence TTGAGAATAGCTATGCATGGAACGGGAACAATGGGAAAAACTATTCGAGATATTGGTGATGATAAAATAGTCGCTTTTGTAGATAGGATTGAAGAAATAAATATAAATGAAAAAATAGATGTTGTTGTAGATTTTTCACATTTTAGTAAATTAAATGATTTATTAGATAGATGTGTAGAGAGAAATTATCCTTTAGTAATAGCAACAACAGGTTATAGTGGTGAAACTTTAGAAAAAATTGTAGAAGCTTCGAAGAAAATACCGATATTATTATCCTCGAATACTTCTTTAGGTATAAATGCTATAAATAGTGTATTGGAAAAATTAGTTCCAAAGTTAGAAGAAAATTTTGATATAGAAATAATTGAAAAACATCATAATAAGAAAATAGATTCACCTAGTGGAACTGCGATTACTCTTTTAGAAACAATCCAAAAATCTTTGCACGAGAAATACAATGTTGTTTATGGAAGAGAAGGGATGACTAAAAGAGAAAAGAAAGAGATTGGAATTCATGCAATAAGAGGTGGAACGATTGTAGGAGAACATACAGTCATTTTTGCAGGAGAAGATGAGATTATAGAGATATCTCACAAGGCTTTATCGAAAAAAATATTTGCAGTTGGTGCGTTGAAATGTGCTGATTTTATTATAGGTAAGCAACCTAGATTGTATACAATGAAAGATATCTTTAATTAG